One stretch of Paenibacillus sp. FSL R5-0341 DNA includes these proteins:
- a CDS encoding GGDEF domain-containing protein, producing the protein MKSFHTQNSHIPTEYEFKHSKWIKKMLHAYWIVIMAHLAIQIGCFLFLEYDRAPADFLMNVLFWPTAISSSCILFASWVDRRFSSYSFYTMSIASTVIAWTIIHVNYDIRIILAICLLPIFASVLFFSRKRVWIVFLMQMMGYLLVLFDPDYRSYLSSFDMVSIPAFLILGTYVAQVIVTSGVEVLDDLQASMLAKQDLIVRNAIMTKQSKTDGLTNLYNQSSFKDYYEKAFEYANSGMSMHLALIDIDDFKSINDTYGHRVGDIILEKVSLIIQETITSSDIAARYGGEEFALLMFEQSFEQAYALVEQIRQKISLMGHLELEGASITVSIGLKSYSPNLSKDKLFEEVDACLYLAKRTGKNKTVTSLDLTSSFVAKT; encoded by the coding sequence ATGAAGAGTTTCCATACGCAAAATAGCCACATTCCAACAGAATACGAGTTCAAGCATTCCAAATGGATCAAAAAAATGCTCCATGCCTACTGGATTGTCATTATGGCACATCTCGCCATTCAGATTGGCTGTTTCCTGTTTCTGGAATATGATCGCGCACCTGCAGATTTCTTGATGAATGTCCTGTTCTGGCCTACAGCCATCAGCAGTTCTTGCATTTTGTTTGCGAGTTGGGTTGATCGACGCTTCAGTTCATATTCCTTTTACACCATGTCTATAGCCAGCACGGTTATTGCCTGGACGATTATTCATGTCAATTATGACATTCGGATTATATTAGCGATCTGTCTGTTACCCATCTTCGCTTCGGTTCTGTTCTTCAGTAGAAAGAGAGTCTGGATAGTCTTTCTGATGCAGATGATGGGTTATCTTCTGGTTCTGTTCGATCCAGATTACCGATCGTACCTGTCTTCATTTGACATGGTATCCATTCCGGCTTTTCTAATCCTTGGTACATATGTAGCACAGGTTATCGTAACCAGCGGAGTCGAAGTGCTGGACGATCTTCAGGCAAGCATGCTTGCCAAGCAGGACCTTATTGTGCGAAACGCCATTATGACCAAACAGTCCAAAACAGACGGTTTAACCAACCTCTACAACCAAAGCTCATTCAAGGATTATTATGAAAAAGCATTTGAGTACGCCAACAGTGGTATGAGTATGCATCTGGCTCTGATCGATATTGATGATTTCAAATCCATTAATGACACATATGGTCATCGGGTTGGAGACATCATTCTGGAGAAAGTGTCACTGATCATTCAGGAGACGATTACCTCAAGTGATATTGCAGCACGCTACGGTGGCGAAGAGTTCGCCTTATTGATGTTTGAGCAGTCTTTCGAGCAAGCCTACGCCCTGGTGGAACAGATTCGTCAGAAGATTTCCCTGATGGGCCATCTGGAACTTGAAGGAGCTTCCATTACGGTGAGTATCGGCCTCAAAAGCTACAGTCCCAATCTGAGTAAAGACAAATTGTTCGAGGAAGTGGATGCCTGTCTGTATCTCGCCAAACGAACGGGTAAAAATAAAACCGTAACGTCACTTGATCTGACTTCGTCCTTCGTTGCAAAAACATAA